DNA from Petropleomorpha daqingensis:
GGCCGGCCAACCGGCGCATCCTGTACAACCGCGCCTCGGCCGATCCCGACGGCAAGCCGTGGAGCGACCGCAAGAAGTACGTGTACTGGGACGACGACGCCGGCACGTGGACCGGGGACGACGTCCCGGACTTCGAGCCGGAGAAGCGGCCGGACTACAGGCCGCCGGAGGGCGCGACCGCGCAGGCCGCGATCGCCGGCACCGACCCGTTCATCATGCAGAGCGACGGCAAGGCGTGGCTGTACGCACCGGCCGGGCTCGCCGACGGGCCGATGCCGACGCACTACGAGCCGGCCGAGTCGCCGATGTCCAACCCGCTGTACGGGCAGCAGGCCAACCCGGGCCGGGAGGAGCTCCCGGCGGCGTACAACCGCGGCAACCCGGTGGCGAGCGAGGTCTTCCCGTACGTGTTCACCACCTACCGGCTGACCGAGCACCACACCGCCGGCGGGATGAGCCGCACGCTGCCCTACCTGGCCGAGCTGCAGCCGGAGTTCTTCGTCGAGGTCTCACCGGAGCTGGCCGCCGAGCGGGGACTGGAGAACGGCGGCTGGGCCACGGTGGTCACCTCGCGGTCGGCGGTGGAGGCGAAGGTGCTGGTCACCGAGCGGATCCGGCCGCTGCGGCTGGACGGCCGGGTGATCCACCAGATCGGCGTCCCCTACCACTGGGGCGGGACCGGCATCTCGACCGGCGACTCCGGCAACGACCTGACCGGCGTCGTCATGGACCCGAACGTGCACATCCAGGAGTCGAAGGCGGCGACCTGCGACATCCGGCCGGGCCGCCGACCGCGCGGGCCGGAGCTGGTCGGGTTCCTCGAGGAGTACCGGCGGCGGGCCGGCGTGCCGTCGGGCACGGTGCCCGTGGGCGGCCGCGCGCCGCTGGAGGAGGACTCGTGACGATCAGCTCGGCCAGCCCGGCGTGGACCGGGCGGGATCCGGAGCACCGGCTCTACGGGCCGCTGCCCGACGTGCAGGGGGAGTCGGGGTACGACGGCGACCACCCGGCGCGGGTCGGCTTCTTCACCGACACCTCGGTGTGCATCGGCTGCAAGGCCTGCGAGGTGGCGTGCAAGGAGTGGAACACGCTGCCGATGGACGACTCGCACGGCCGGCGCGACGCGCTCGGCCTGTCGGGGATGTCCTACGACAACACCGGGCAGCTCGGCGCCAACTCCTGGCGGCACGTCGCGTTCATCGAGCAGTCGCGCACGGTGGACCTGCCGATGCCCACGTTCGGTCGGCCGGGGGGCGATCGAACGGGGAGCGGCCCGTCGCCGGCGGCCGGCGCCGAGCAGGACGACGCCCTGGCCCGCGCGCAGGCGTCGGTGCTCAACGCCGAGGCGCTCAGCGAGTTCGACCCGCAGACGACGCAGAGCGGCACGGACAAGCAGATCCGGTGGCTGATGAGCTCCGACGTCTGCAAGCACTGCACGCACGCCGGCTGCCTCGACGTCTGCCCGACCGGTGCGCTGGTCCGCACCGAGTTCGGCACCGTCGTCGTCCAGGGCGACATCTGCAACGGGTGCGGCTACTGCGTGCCGGCCTGCCCGTACGGCGTCATCGAGACGCGCAAGGACGACGGCCGGGCCTTCAAGTGCACGATGTGCTACGACCGGCTGACCGACGGGCTGATGCCGGCCTGCGCGACCGCGTGCCCCACGCAGTCGATCCAGTTCGGCAACCTCGACGAGCTGCAGGCCCGGGCCGACGCGCGGCTGGCGACGCTGCAGAGCCAGGGCGTGGAGTCGGCGCGGCTGTACGGGCGCGACGAGGACGACGGCGTCGGCGGCAACGGGGCGTTCTTCCTGCTGCTCGACGAGCCGGAGGTGTACGGCCTCCCGCCCGACCCGGTGGTGACCACCCGCGACCTGCCGGCGATGTGGCGGGCCGCGGCGAAGGGTGCGGCGATGGTCGTCGGTGTGGCGGTGACCGCCGTCCTGGCGTCGTGGAGGCGGAAGTGACCGCGGCGGGCGGCTGGCGGCAGGCGGACCGCGGCCCGCGGCTGAAGCGGAAGAAGCGTGGCGGCGGGGGCGGCAGCCGCGAGCTGTCGATGGTGGACGACGTCGAGTTCACCTCGTACTACGGCCGCCCGATCATCAAGCCGCCGGTGTGGAAGAGCCCGGAGGTGCCGCTCTACCTGTTCCTCGGCGGCGCGGCCGGGTCGTCGGCGATCCTGTCGGCGCTGGGGGAGTTCACGAAGCGGCCGACGCTGGCCAAGGCGGCGCAGATCCTCGCCGGGGGCGGCGCGCTGGGCTCGGTCGGGTTGCTCATCGTCGACCTGGGCCGGCCGGAGCGGTTCCTGCACATGCTGCGGGTGTTCAAGCCGACGTCGCCGCTGTCGGTCGGGTCGTACATCCTCTCGCCGTTCAGCGCCCTCACGGTCGGGGCGGCGGGGCTGCACGTGCTGGGCTGGTTCCCGCGACTGCGCAAGCTGGCCGCCGTCGGGGCCGGGGCGCTCGGGGGGCCGATGACGACGTACACGGCGGTGCTGATCGCGAACACCGCCGTCCCGTCGTGGCACGCGGCGGGGGAGCAGCTGCCGTTCGTCTTCGCCGGGTCGGGGATGGCCGCGGGCGGGGGCATGACGATGGCGTTCTCACCGGTCGCCGAGGCCGGGCCGGCGCGCAAGATGGCGGTGGCCGGCGCGGCGATCGAGCTGGCCGCGATGCACCAGGTGGAGAACGGCCACGGGATCGTCAGCGAGCCCTACCACGAGGGCCGGCCGGGGCTGCTGCTGAAGATCGCCAAGGCGTGCACCGTCTCCGGCGCGGCGCTCACCCTGCTGACCGGCCGCAAGCGGGTCGGGGCGGTGCTGGCCGGCGCGCTGCTGGCGGCGGGGTCGGCGCTCACCCGGTTCGGCGTCTTCGAGGCCGGCATGGTCAGCGCCAAGGACCCGAAGTACACCGTCGTCCCTCAGCGTGAGCGGCTGGCCGCGCGGCAGAACGGGCACGCGCCGACCGTCACCCGCTGACAGGGGAGGCGTCTAGGCTCCGCGCCACCAGCACCCCGCCGCGGCGCAGCACCGCGCAGAGGCGGGCCGGCGGGCGGGGGAACGACGTGAATCCGTACCAGCCACCTGTGGGGCAGCAGGACCCGGCGCACCCCTCGGGACCGATCCCGCTGCCGCGGCAGCCCACCTGGCCGGAGACGCCGCTCCACTGGGGGCCGCCGCCCCAGCCCCCGCCGCCTCAGCCGCCGTTCGACCCCGGGCCGCCGAAGCGCGGCTGGAACACCGGCGTGGTCGTCGCGGTGGTGGTCGTCGTCCTGCTGGCCGTGGGCGGAGCCGGCTGGTTCATCTGGCAGCGGATGTCGACGGCGACGCCGACCGACAGCGCCACGACCGCGACCGACAACCCGGCCTCGGCGGGCAGCGCGTCGGCCGGCAGCGCCTCGGCCGGCAGCGCGTCGGCAGGGTCACCGGAGGCGGGGGGCAAGACGCTGCAACCCGGCGAACCCACCACCGCCCCAGGCCCGGCGCCCGATGCCGAGCAGGCGGCGCTGAACGAGCTGACCTCGCTGCGCGACCAGTCCGTACCGCAGGTGCCGCTCGACGGGCGCTGGGTGGCGCAGCTGTCGAGCAAGAGCGTGGGCATCACCGACCCGCTGCAGACGGCGGCGAACGGGACGCACACCTTCTACGCCGCCGACATCCTCGCCGAGCTGCAGAACATCAACGCGACGGTCGGCAGCTCGGCCACTCTCTACCTGCTCTGGGGCACCGACTTCGGCAAACGCTCGACGGCCGCGGACGGATCGCCGTACTGGACGACGCTCGCCGACGCCGGCTTCGCGAGCCAGGACGACGTCACGCGGTGGTGCTCGGCGACCTTCCCGGGCCTGCCGGCCGACGTGCTGGCCGACCAGTGCACGGCGCGGCAGCTGACCCCGCCGCACGACTGATCATGTGCAGATCGGGACGTCGAAGTCGGTGTTGTGGGTGTACGGCCCGCCCGGGACGTCCCCGTTCATGAAGGAGTTGGCCGGCGTCCAGAGGCCGTTCCACTGCTCGCTCTCGATCAGGTACCAGAACCCGTCGGGCGTCACGCTCGGCACGCTGGGCGCGTAGTACCGGCAGCGGACCTGGATCTCGGTGTTCGCCGGGATCGCGGCGCCACCGGCGGTGAGGGTGCGCGGATCGGCGAAGGTCTTGGCGCCGATGCTGCCGGTCAGCTCGGTGCGGGACGTGCCGTCGCCGGTGCTCGGCAGCGGCACGTTCGCCGCGCTGCGGGCGGCGGCCGCCGCCGCGGCCTTCGCGGCCTCCGCGTCGTTGTGCCGGACGACGACCACCGTCGTCACGACGGCGGCGATCAGGACGACGACCGCCGCGGCCGCCCCCAGCACCCAGCGCAGCCGACGCGGCCGCCGCTCGGGCGAGCCCTCCTCCGCGTCGACCGCAGGCTCGGGAACGGCCGGTGCGCTGCGGTAGGGGCCGCAGGCCTCGATGAGCGAGGGGGCACCGGCCGCGTCCGGGTAGCCGGGCATCGCCTGGCGGGCCCAGGCGTCGAGGTCGCGGACGGCGCCGGTGACCTTCGTGCGCGGATAGCTGCCGGCCGTCCAGTTGTCGAGGGTCCGCTCGCTGACCAGCCCACCGCAGCGCTGGACGAGCTGCTCCTTGCCCCCGGCGGTGGCCACGAGCCAGCCGATCTGCGTCACGAAGGGATCGACCGGTACCGCCGTCTTGGGCACGTCCCGGCCGGCCGCCGTCTCCGTCATCGAACCCCCCGTATCGGAACTGGCCGCGAACCTAACGCATTCAAGTACCGGCAGGTCAGCGTTTCGTTGCGGTCAACCTGCGCCGGCTGCGCCCAGTTTGCGGTCCCGGCGGCCGGGTGCCCGCTTGCTGCCGGTTCGGCCCGGCGATTCAGTGAGCGCCGTGTCCATCGGCGGCGATCAGGGGGAGGGCGCAGAGCCGCTCCGGGTGCTGGTCGTCGGCGCCGATCCGGACAAGCGCCGCCGTCTGGCGCGGCTGCTGGCCGGGGTCGCGGGCGTCGAGGTGGTGGGCTGGCTGGAGTCCTCCGAGGCCCTCGAGGTGCTGGGGTACGACGACGACGAGCTGGCGATCGTCAGCGCCGAACCGGCCCTGCGCCGGCCGAAGCTCTCCGCCCGGCAGCGGGACGTCCTGATCGCCTACGCCGCCGGCAACCAGCTGATGCCCGCGGTCGCGCGCTCGCTGGGGATGGACCAGGAGACGCTCAAGACGCACCTGCGCCGGATCCGGGTCAAGTACCGCGAGGTCGGCCGGCCGGCGCCCACCCGGCGCGATCTCTACGTGCGGGCGGTCGAGGACGGGCTGCTGCCGCCGCCGTCCTGAGGCGTCGTGATGGTCCGGAACAGGATCTCCACGGTCGTGCCGAACAGGTCCCACGACGTCTGCGCCTCGGGCGCGTCCGGTCGTTCCGACAGCGGCTTGACCGGCACCCTCTCCGGCTCGATCGCCCAGCGCAGGTTGAGGCCCTGCACCAGCGCGGTGATCACGACGGCGAAGCTGTCGACGGTGAACGGCGGCTGCATCTGACGGCCCGCGGCGGCCAGGCAGGCCTCGAGCAGCGGCACCACCTGATCGGTCACCCAGTCGAAGTTCTGCCGGAGCGAGGCGTGCACCTGCTCGTCCTGGCTGTGCTTCGACCACAGCGCCTGCCACAGCTGGGCGTAGGGGTCGGCCCGCACGCTCTCGAAGTTGCCCCGCGCGGCGAGGTGCAGCACGGTCGCGGGCTCCTGGCCGCTGCGCAGCGCGGCCGTGATGAAGGCGACCGCCTCCGCGGTGCTCTCGATGCGCACCGGGTCGAGCACGTACGCCACGAGGTCGCGGTGGTAGGCCTCGAGGGTGGGCCACTGGTGGAAGAACGCCCCCGTCGTCCGGCCGACGCGCTCCACGACCGCCCGCGCCGTCACCTGGCTGAGCACGTCGCCGACGGGTTGCTCCCGCAGCAGGGCCGCCCCGGCCTCCAGCAGGGTCGCCCGCGTCTCGGCGCTGGCCTCGGCCTTGCGGCCGACCGGCGGTCGGGCCGCGGCGTCGTCGCTCATGGAGGAACTCTCGCCCACCCGGCCGCGCTTGACGACGAGACGTGACGGCTGTCACGATCGGTCGCACGCATAGCGCGCGCTATGCATAGCTGCTGCTACGGGGGCACGGTTGACCGACGCTCTGAGGGTCCGCATCGTCCGCGCCGACCCGCAGCAGTGGCGTCGTCTCGCGCGGATCCTGGCCGGCGAACCCGGGATCGAGGTGACGGGCGGAACCGAACCGGTGCCCGCGGCGGACCCCCAGCTGTCGCCCCGGCAGCGGGACGTGCTGATCGCCTACGCCTCCTGCAACGACCTGCTGCCCGTGGTGGCCCGGCGGCTGGGCATGGACGAGGAGACGCTCAAGACCCACCTCCGGCGGCTCCGGGTCAAGTACCGGACGGTGGGACGTCCCGCGCCCACCCGCCGTGACCTCTACGTGCGGGCGGTCGAGGACGGCCTGGTCCCGCCGCCGTCCTGAGACCGGCTCAGGCGACGCCGCTGTCGATCGACTGCTGCCAGGACATCTCGTAGATGATCGCCCGCTTCTCGGTGTCGTCGAGGCGGCGCACCTTGGTGGCCTTGCCGGCGTCGGTCGTGCCGTAGGAGCCGGTGCGGTACCAGTCGCCCTTGCGGGTCAGGAACCACGAGCGGTCGTGGTAGTCCGGGCCCGCGAACGGCCAGCCCTCGACCCGGCGCAGCCCGCGCTGCCGGCTCTTGGTGCTCGGCGCGCTGTGGTCGAGCACGTAGATGCACAGCGCGGTGAACTCGTCGGCCGGCACGCGCTGCAGCACGCGGACGGCGGAGCGGATCTCCTGCTCGGTGCGCGGCTCCGGCACGTAGAGCAGCCAGAGCGCCTCCTCGTCGGAGAGCTCGAGCACCGTGGAACGCTGGCGCAGCCGCTCGGCCTCGGCGGCGGCCGCGGCGGCCTGGGCCTGCCGCTCCTCCTCGATGGCGGCGGCCCGCGAGCGCATCCGCGCCTTGGCCAGGTCGCGGTCGCAGACCCGCCACCCGCGCCAGAGGTCGGAGTGCTCCTCGCAGACCGCGCGGTCGCACTCGGAGCACTCGCCGACCGACGGCAGCCCGCAGCGGCAGGTGACGCCGTCCTCGGCGGGCGAGTACGGGTAGACGGTGCCGCACCGCCGGGTGCGCGGGCGCTCCGCGGTGGCAGGGGCCGAGGGGCCGGCGACGGCAGGTGCGGAGACCAGCGGCTTGATCTCGACGACGGCGTCGCAGCGCCAGAACCCCGGCATCATCCGGCTGCGCGTCTCCGTCGCCCCGCAGGAAGGACAGGGCATGCGTCGGAGACTAGGAGCGGCCCCGTCGGGCGGGCGTGATACAGGGTCGTGTCGGATCCAGCGCGGCACGCCCGTCACAGGTGCCACGGGCGTGCACCCGGCCGATGGGTGATCGGCCGGTCGCAGAGGGTCAGGGAACCTCTTCCGCAGACCGCTCGTGAATGACAAGGTTGAAACTCTCAAGTCATCGTCGCACGCGCGTTTCGGGGGTCGTGGTGCACCGCTGGGGACGGGTCGAGCAGGGAGCCCGCAGATGAGTCCTCGGCACGCCGTCCGGCGGTCCCGGCGCCGGCTCTGGTGGACCGTGGCCGGTGGCAACGCGGTGCTGGGCGCCGCCGTCCTGACCGCCGTCGTCGTGTCGTCCGGGCCGGTGGTGCCGGTCGAGCGCACCACGAGCGCGTCGATCGGCACCGCGACGAGCGCCGCGTCCGGCTCGTCGGCCGAGCGCACCCGGTCGGACATCGCGGACGGCTGGGCCACCGCGACGACCGAGGGGCCGACGGCCGAGCGCGAGACGTCGACGCCTCCCGAGCGCAGGCCCACGACCACGACCACGACGACGACTCCGGAGACGACGCAGCCCGAGGTCGCCGCGGGGACGACGGCCCCCGGTGGTTCGTCGTCGTCCCGGCCCGCCCCGAGCCCGGGCACGGACGACGGCGCCCCGACGGCCACCCCGACGACGGAGCCCGCGCCGACCACGACGGACGAGCCGACGACGCCGAGCGGGTCGAGCGAGCCGACGGAGACCACCGAGCCGTTCCCGCCGTTCCCGGAACCGCCGGTGGACCTCCCCGGTGAGGAGACGCCGACGCCCTGACTCCTCAGGGGGCGGGAACGATCTCGCAGTCGGTCGTGCACTCGGACGCCGGAGGGTCCGAGCCGGGGTCGCCGGTGGTCGTGTCGCCGGAGCCGGACGATCCGACGTCGGTCGCCGGGTCCTGGGGCGGAGCGTCCGGGGTCGGGGCGGCCACCGGGTCGGGGTCCGCGTGCGTCGGGACGACGACCACCGGCGGCGCGACCGCGACCGACGACGGCGCCGAGCTGCGCGCCGGAGCGGCCGCGCGGGCCGGGTGCGACGGCGCCGCGGACGACGTCGACGCCGTCGGGGCGGACACGACCGCGGACGGCGTCGCCGACGGGGTCGCGACCGCGGAGGGCGCAGCCGGTGCGCTCGCCGGCGCGGAGACCGTCGCCTCGTGCGCCGGGGCCTCGGTGGCGGTCGTGCCGAGCCAGACGAGGGAGCGGCCGAGGACCGGCAGCAGGCCGATGGCGACCAGGGCCAGCAGCGGAGCGAGCCACGCCCGGCGGACCTCGGAGGTGCGGGACAGGCGCAGCGAGCGGTGCCGTCCGGTCACTCCGATGGTGGCCACGCCGGTCTCCTTCCCGCTGCTGCGCCCACGGTAGGGAAGGAGCGGTCCGGTCCGTGCGATCGGCGTGAACGGTGGGACGGCTGTGCCCGAGGCAGCCGCCTGAGCACGAGTTCCGACGACGGGGTCAGGGTCGTACGGGCGCACCGGGAAGAGATGGGGTCCGGATCGGGGACCCGCCGATACGCCGGGGCGGCTGCTGCACTCCCGGCTCGTCGAGGATCAGCGTCGCCGGGCGGGCAGTCCCCGGCAACTCGGTCGGCGTACCTCGCCGAGGTGACAGCGGGTTGCCCACTGGGACGGATGTGCCCGGATTGGACTGCGGCGCGGTCTCCCGTGGTGCGTCCCCTTGCGGACGGCGACGTCCGTCACGACGCTGCGCCGGAAACGTCGGACACCGCCGACGACCGAACCCGAACGGGGACCCGCATGACCACCGAGCAGTACGACTCGTCCTACCCGCAGAACCCGCAGCAGCCGCCGGCGCCGCAGGGCTACCAGGCCCCCGCGCCCCAGCCCTACGGCGCGCCCGTGGCCCAGCCGTACGGCTACCCCGCCCCGCAGGCCCAGGCGCAGGGCAACGGCCTCGGCATCGCCGGCTTCGTCTGCGGTCTCGTCGGCCTGATCCTCTGCTGGGTGCCGTGGTTCGGGATGCTGCTCGGCGTCGTCGGCATCGTGCTGAGCGGCATCGCCATCTCGCAGGGCAAGAAGCGCGGCACGAGCACCGGCCTGGCGATCGCCGGCCTGGTCTGCGGCATCCTCGCCGTCCTGGCCTTCGTCCTCCTCCTGGCCTTCGTGTTCTCCGTGGCCTCGTCGATCAACACCTACTGACGCGTCCGCGCCGCATCGCGGCGCGGCACGACGGGCCGGAACCGGGGCCGGCGAGCCGCCCGGGTTCCGGCCCGTCGTCGTCCTCCGGCTGGGGCGGGTGGGGCTCCTGAGCCGCGGACGGAACCGTCCGTAGGGGTACGGATACAGAGCGCTTACGGTGCCTTGCGTAACGATTCCGTCACGTCTGGTGTTCTCGTGAAGCGACTCCTCCTCGCCCTGCTCTGCCTCACCGCCGTGGTGACCGGCGTCGCCGTCGTCTCCGGCCACGCCGCCGACGCCGACTGGTCCTCGGCGGCCTCGCGCAAGCCCGCGAAGCCGGGCAAGCCCACCCCGACCACGACCAGCCCGTCCCCGACGGCGACCGCAACCCCCACGCCGCCGGCGCCGTCCACGACGACGAGCGCACCGGCACCCACGACGACCACCACCAGCGCCCCGACCTCCACCTCGTCGGGCAGCACCGGCGGATCGGCGAACAGCGCGCCCCCGCGGGCCGACGGGTACTTCGCGACCGCAGCCGCGGGCTCGTGGTCGACGCTGCCCAGCGGGACCACCTGCGCCCAGCGGGTCACCCGCTCGACCTGGGAGCCGCGGCCGGAGAACGCGGCGCAGAACCACGCGACGCCGGATCCGCAGGCGGTGCACGCCTCGCTGGCCGCCCGGCCCCGCGGCGACTCCTACGCCCCGCAGTGGGACTCCTGGCTGCTCCCGCGGGTCGACGGCCAGTTCACCGGGACGACCGACGAGATCATCCAGTGGGCGGCCTGCAAGTGGGGCATCTCCGACAACCTGCTCCGCGCCCAGGCGGTGACCGAGTCCACCTGGTACCAGGGCCTGCACTTCGCCGACGGGCAGTGCTACTGGAACCGCGGCTGCGGTGACGCGTTCCCCCGGTCCACCGCCGCCTCGGGCACCTACTGCGCGGGGCTGGCCGGGTTCGGCCACGACTACCAGCGCGACACCAACAGCACGACCGGCGCCTACCCGTACGCCCCGGCCGCGGGGCTGTGCCCGCAGACGTTCTCGATCATCGGGATCAAGTCGTGGGACGACCCGGCCTGGCAGGCACCCGGTGCGCCCTACGCCGGCAACCAGAACGGGACCTTCCCCTTCAACCGGGACAGCACCGCCTTCGCCCTCGACTACGAGGCGTCCTACCTGCGCGGCTGCCTCGAGGGCTGGGTCTCGTGGCTGGGCGGCCCGGGCGACGTCAACGGCTGCGTGGGGTCCTGGTTCTCCGGCGACTGGCACTCCGCGGACGCCGACCGGTACATCGCCGAGGTGCAGGGCCACCTGACCGCCCACACCTGGCTGACCGCCGACTTCGCCAACGGCGCGGGCAACCAGTACCAGTGCGACCGGGTCAAGGGCTGCCCGCGGTAGGGGTCACCGCACGCTGACCGTCCTCGTCGCCGAGGTCCACGTCGCCCGCGATGCGGCAGGCCGACCGCGCCGCAGTGGACCTTGAACCCTTACGCTCACGTGCGCTCGCCCACGGGGGGCGATGGAGGTGTCGTGG
Protein-coding regions in this window:
- a CDS encoding 4Fe-4S dicluster domain-containing protein; the protein is MTISSASPAWTGRDPEHRLYGPLPDVQGESGYDGDHPARVGFFTDTSVCIGCKACEVACKEWNTLPMDDSHGRRDALGLSGMSYDNTGQLGANSWRHVAFIEQSRTVDLPMPTFGRPGGDRTGSGPSPAAGAEQDDALARAQASVLNAEALSEFDPQTTQSGTDKQIRWLMSSDVCKHCTHAGCLDVCPTGALVRTEFGTVVVQGDICNGCGYCVPACPYGVIETRKDDGRAFKCTMCYDRLTDGLMPACATACPTQSIQFGNLDELQARADARLATLQSQGVESARLYGRDEDDGVGGNGAFFLLLDEPEVYGLPPDPVVTTRDLPAMWRAAAKGAAMVVGVAVTAVLASWRRK
- the nrfD gene encoding NrfD/PsrC family molybdoenzyme membrane anchor subunit, which produces MTAAGGWRQADRGPRLKRKKRGGGGGSRELSMVDDVEFTSYYGRPIIKPPVWKSPEVPLYLFLGGAAGSSAILSALGEFTKRPTLAKAAQILAGGGALGSVGLLIVDLGRPERFLHMLRVFKPTSPLSVGSYILSPFSALTVGAAGLHVLGWFPRLRKLAAVGAGALGGPMTTYTAVLIANTAVPSWHAAGEQLPFVFAGSGMAAGGGMTMAFSPVAEAGPARKMAVAGAAIELAAMHQVENGHGIVSEPYHEGRPGLLLKIAKACTVSGAALTLLTGRKRVGAVLAGALLAAGSALTRFGVFEAGMVSAKDPKYTVVPQRERLAARQNGHAPTVTR
- a CDS encoding response regulator transcription factor → MSIGGDQGEGAEPLRVLVVGADPDKRRRLARLLAGVAGVEVVGWLESSEALEVLGYDDDELAIVSAEPALRRPKLSARQRDVLIAYAAGNQLMPAVARSLGMDQETLKTHLRRIRVKYREVGRPAPTRRDLYVRAVEDGLLPPPS
- a CDS encoding TetR/AcrR family transcriptional regulator; translated protein: MSDDAAARPPVGRKAEASAETRATLLEAGAALLREQPVGDVLSQVTARAVVERVGRTTGAFFHQWPTLEAYHRDLVAYVLDPVRIESTAEAVAFITAALRSGQEPATVLHLAARGNFESVRADPYAQLWQALWSKHSQDEQVHASLRQNFDWVTDQVVPLLEACLAAAGRQMQPPFTVDSFAVVITALVQGLNLRWAIEPERVPVKPLSERPDAPEAQTSWDLFGTTVEILFRTITTPQDGGGSSPSSTART
- a CDS encoding helix-turn-helix transcriptional regulator; this translates as MTDALRVRIVRADPQQWRRLARILAGEPGIEVTGGTEPVPAADPQLSPRQRDVLIAYASCNDLLPVVARRLGMDEETLKTHLRRLRVKYRTVGRPAPTRRDLYVRAVEDGLVPPPS
- a CDS encoding DUF4190 domain-containing protein; translation: MTTEQYDSSYPQNPQQPPAPQGYQAPAPQPYGAPVAQPYGYPAPQAQAQGNGLGIAGFVCGLVGLILCWVPWFGMLLGVVGIVLSGIAISQGKKRGTSTGLAIAGLVCGILAVLAFVLLLAFVFSVASSINTY